One window from the genome of Crassostrea angulata isolate pt1a10 chromosome 2, ASM2561291v2, whole genome shotgun sequence encodes:
- the LOC128171156 gene encoding multiple epidermal growth factor-like domains protein 6, whose protein sequence is MQTVLWTFFALVGTCVYCYENLARRSTTIISVSSSFESYTSSKANDGNLNTTSIHCSHTDVNQTRAWLQVDLGKPYSINYVKIYYRNDDYGPYWKQYRFRQFYLDVSNVSATHSLTTERIRCYTDNTTYPDLPPNIIDIHCKHKARYVIVETTYDAPEDDKYGVHGAILEVCEIEVYGCNKNCINQVCDAFGFCSQGCVDGYWGHSCDSVCHVNCKEPSCDRSTGQCVTCISGFWGDTCTIQCSSFCYEGVCGKTKGYCTQGCTQGRYGEICDQICSSGCKNGTCNQQTGICLYGCNQNWSGDYCNICESTRYGPTCSLECADSCVNNTCNNYTGSCMYGCQEGFYGYQCDRDCYSCPTGCDRITGECIGDCPVGRFGKFCNKTCSKDCKNRCNKNNGSCVEGCVPGNFGDFCNETCDDRCFSCCESRTENIKPMQDSCTENLSFLIGVCVVLCISVVVNGCTITWILRQTGCKQRGVTQQRTKCDSHSNDFVSQQGIHDTAEDNAGYQELGQVSGPSHYDQLKRSQ, encoded by the exons AGAATCTCGCTCGAAGATCTACTACAATAATTTCTGTGAGCTCAAGCTTTGAGTCTTATACGTCAAGCAAAGCGAATGATGGAAATTTAAACACGACCTCAATCCACTGTTCCCACACGGATGTTAATCAAACAAGAGCATGGCTGCAGGTGGACCTCGGCAAACCCTACAGCATTAACTATGTCAAGATATATTACAGAAATGACG ATTATGGACCATATTGGAAGCAGTATCGGTTCCGGCAGTTTTATCTTGATGTATCGAACGTCTCAGCAACACACAGTTTGACAACAGAAAGAATTCGGTGTTACACTGACAACACAACATACCCAGACTTACCTCCAAACATAATAGACATCCACTGTAAACACAAAGCTAGATACGTCATTGTTGAGACAACGTATGATGCTCCAGAAGATGATAAATATGGTGTACATGGAGCAATCCTTGAAGTTTGTGAAATAGAAGTTTAtg GGTGCAATAAGAATTGCATTAACCAAGTCTGCGATGCTTTTGGGTTCTGTAGCCAGGGATGTGTGGATGGATATTGGGGACATTCATGTGATTCAGTATGCCATGTAAACTGTAAAGAACCGTCTTGTGACAGAAGTACTGGGCAGTGTGTCACCTGTATCTCCGGATTTTGGGGAGACACCTGTACAATACAGTGTTCATCGTTTTGTTACGAGGGAGTTTGTGGCAAAACTAAAGGTTACTGTACACAAGGATGCACGCAAGGACGGTATGGGGAAATCTGTGATCAAATATGTAGCTCTGGATGtaaaaatggtacatgtaatcaGCAGACTGGGATTTGTCTCTATGGATGCAATCAGAACTGGTCAGGTGATTATTGCAACA TATGTGAATCAACGCGTTATGGGCCAACCTGTTCTTTGGAATGCGCTGACAGCTGTGTAAACAATACGTGTAATAATTACACTGGTTCTTGTATGTATGGTTGCCAGGAGGGATTCTACGGATATCAGTGCGACAGAGACTGTTACAGTTGTCCCACAGGGTGTGACAGAATAACGGGAGAATGTATTGGAGATTGTCCTGTCGGCAGGTTTGGAAAATTTTGCAACAAAACATGCAGTAAAGATTGTAAAAACAGATGTAACAAAAACAATGGCAGCTGCGTTGAGGGCTGTGTACCCGGTAACTTTGGGGATTTTTGTAATGAAACGTGCGATGATCGATGTTTTTCTTGTTGTGAATCAAGGACTGAGAATA TTAAACCGATGCAGGATTCATGCACAGAAAACCTTTCCTTTCTGATAGGAGTATGTGTGGTTCTGTGCATAAGTGTCGTTGTGAACGGCTGTACAATTACATG GATTTTAAGACAAACCGGGTGTAAACAACGAGGTGTTACGCAACAGAGGACAAAATGTGATTCGCATTCAAATGACTTCGTTTCACAACAAGGGATACATGACACGGCAGAGGACAACGCAGGGTACCAAGAATTAGGTCAAGTCAGTGGACCCTCACACTATGACCAGCTTAAAAGGTCACAATGA